The stretch of DNA TGTGCCGCTACCACGATGATCCTTCAAGTGGACGTATTCCATATCTCGGTCGCTTCGCAGCACCACCCGCACGACCAATTCGTCGCCTACGTTCACCGCACCATCGACAGGCATCAACTTGGGCCCATCCTTTGTGTTCTCTTTCACAAAGAGTTGTTTGGTCAACGTGAGTGGCGTTCCATCGTGCGGTGTTACCTTCGATAGGTCCTCGAGGTACTGCCAATGCAGGCTTCCCCAGGCGACTCCGTCATCGACTTTCGTCAACGTGACATTGCCCATTTCAGGTTTGATTTCTGACTTAACGAATCGTTCTTGATAGAACCCAGTGCCCGCTTCAACATTGGTTGGCTCAACCGTTTTACCGGCCAACGAAACTTGCACCAATTCGTCTGATGCGAGCAGGTCGGTGCCGCGAAGTAGCAATGCATAGATCGAGTCCGCAGTCGACTTCGTCGTCGGCCAGTTCTGGGTTTGCTTTTGCTTGAGCAACCAAACTTTGCAATCCTCAACTGCGTCTTGGTCATTCATCACTTCGTCAAACGCCTCAATCATCATTGCTTGTGACTCAATCGGAGCACGGTACCACCACCAAGAATTTTCCGTGTCCCGCCAAAACATCCCCAGTTCATCGTCACTCACGCTTCGCTCTTTTAGCGAAACCATGATGTCTTTGGCAGGATCAAGTTTGCCAAGTCGCTTCAGGGCAACAGCGATATGAGCCTCTGATTGACGGCATCGCAACGACAACCAGTGCTTGCTCGCTTGGTTAACGAAGTAGTTCAATGCAGCTTGGTTTTCCTGGGCAATCGGTTGATCTTTTAGAAAGAAGCTTCGCCCATACAGGTATAACGCGATCGTCGATGAGAGATGATTTTTGTCTCGATCGTCCTCATCAATTTCCGTGTAGATGCGGTTGATCCATCCATCAAGGAATCCCAGCGATTTAGTTGCCATGGACACGTCGATTTCAACACCAAGATGACGCAGGCGGCCCATTCCGGTCGTGATGTAAAGCGTCAAGAAGTGGTTGCTTCGTCCGCCATCGAACCATGGCCACGATCCATCGTCCATCTGCATCTGCGACAGCTTCTGCATGGCTCGCGCCATCTCGTCTTTCAGCCGATTGTTCGTGAACAACAACGCGACGTCTCGCCGTGATTGACTTTCCTGCTTTGCATCACGTAACCACGGTGATTCTTCGATCATGACCGTTCTAATGTCTTCGTTCTTTTCCAGCGGACTATCCAGCGCCGGTGTGTTTCGCCACTGATCAAAAACTTGGGCGATCTTGGGGTCACTTCCAACGATATGGCTAGCAAGCGAATTCGCATACAAGCGATTGAACGTCTGCTCGCTGCAATCATGTGGGTATTCCATTAGATAAGGCAGTGCCATCACAGCGTACCAAGATGGATTGGACACCATTTGTACGGTAAGTGATTGGTGCTCGATCGAGTCTGATTTCCCCGATGTGATCAGCTTGTCGAAATCGAATTCCTTCGTCTCTTTACCTCGAATTGGTAACGGCAATGATTCGGTCACTAGCACCCGTCGCGAAAGGACGGGCAAGTAACCCTCTTCGCCATCGGACAGCTTGCCCGTAGAGCCAACCGCTTTGTAGGTCAGCACACCAAGATCATCTTCAACTTTAATTCGCCATGACAACGAACGAGATTGACCCGCTGGAATCTCAAATTCTTGGTCAATATTTTGGTTCGCAAGTTTCGCGTCTACGTTTTCCCTAGTGCGAGCGTCGGCAAACGTAAGTCGAACTGATCCGGTTTGGATCGTCGGCGACTGGTTGCTAACCTTGACCGTCAGTTCAATCTCATCGCCCTCACGTACAAACCGAGGTGGGTTGGGTTGAACCATCAGGTCCTTCGCCGTGACGGTTGTTCCTGAGAGTGAACCGCTGCGAAGTTTCTTGTCATGAGCAAGCCCTATGAACTTCCACTCGGTCAATGCTTCGGGCATGGTGAATGACATCGTGATGATGCCTTCCTTATCCGAAACCAGATGCGGCAGAAAGAACGCGGTCTCGTTCAGGTTGGTACGAGCGGAAACATTCTCAAGATCAACAGACGGCGTTTTCGGAGCAGCCTCACCATTTCGTGCGTCTTGAAGTCCGTCGACACCAAGGGCTTCGCTCTCGAAGGCGAAATCAGCATGCTCCATACCTTCGCCGTACATCATCGCAGCAGGCGCCGCCATCGGCATCGGCATCGCATTTCCCTTCATCATCACGCCGCGTGGAAGGTTAAGACCGCGTCCGTAAATCCCACCCCAAAATCTGTTTGTGTACTCGGCTGGCAAACGCCAATACGTTAACTGCGCATCGCGGCTATCGGTCGTCCAACCATGGCGGACAATCGTCAAGCTGTTGTTTGCGTTGGCAAAGGACGACTGGGTGAGAGAATAGTCGCTACGAAACAAATTAGACAAGCTACCAAAGCGGTGAGCGACGAAGGCTTCAAGCGAAGCATCGTAGAGCGTGGCTACCATCTCGGCGATAGCGGCATTGTCTTGATCGCCTTTGGTTCGAATAGAAGCAGTCCAGGTTTCCTCGGCCGCAGGTTTCAACTTTGACACGAACCGCTGCCAAGTGATGTCGAGTTCTTTGTTGGTCCACGGAACGGCAACTTGTTTTTGTTGAAGGTACGCTCGATTCTCTTTGACCATCGTGGTACGAATTGTGAATCCACCCCGCATTGCTTCCGTCACCGGAACTTTAATGCGACCTTGAGTAACGTTCGGTGCGGTCCAATAGGATTTGAGTATCTTTCCGCGATGTTCGATTTCAACGTAAACGCGAGCTTTTTCGTACCCAGAACCCCAAAGAGCATCAACGGTTTCGCCCGGTTGATACGACCACGTTTTAGATTCAAGAATGAACGGCAACTTCAACTTCAGCGTGTCGGATTCTGGATCGAAGACCTGCAACGGAAGCACGGCGGAAGCATCATTCCCGTCATCGTCAGCCACCGTAAGAACGGCTCGATAAATACCCGCCATTAGATCGGTCGAGAACGATGCTTTCCCGTCGGCGGCGGTGGCAACGTTAAACTCCGCGACCACTTCACCCAGGGGCCATGAATTCGGATTCGACGGATCCACCTCGTCTTTATCCACCGGTTGGTTCACTCCCCCAAGAAACCGATGGCGTCTGACACCGCTTAGCGAAGGACGGCCGATTGATTCAGGTTCGATTAAGCGATGAACCTTAAGTGTTCCCGTCGCGTTCGCATCGTCACCCAACAAGCCGTTGACGAGGACTGTGATTTGCGTGGGCGACTGTTGCGTTAACCAGTCGTCTGCTGAAAGTGTCGCTGATATCGCTGAGTAGCCGAGCGAAATCGTCGCATCATCAGATCGCGTTTCTCCTGTAGTATCAGTAACGTCCGCATACACGATATATCGAAACGTAGGCTCGGATGCCTTATCAACGGACTCATCAGGCCGAGCCACGAAGTCAACATCGAAACGACCAAGTTCATCGGTTGTCGTGGTCCCCACCGCTATCTCTTGAACCGGCTGAGGAGTTACTGGTTGCCACCAACATCG from Rubripirellula amarantea encodes:
- a CDS encoding alpha-2-macroglobulin family protein, with product MQLTPSDWKDVNDAVAKGRPETAVKALEPIIQKAIDTNDLDAAARGIAMRVMLKGNIQGNLPAEIVQLYESEIANAPEPIKPVLEALLAHSYWGYFQQNRWQFAQRTEGAVDANDKDFTTWDLARILDKIDSQFQTALADDERLQAVASSDFSEFLDKGNTGDDYRPTLFDVITESAIEFYSAGEQAGSVSSDAFVLDAASPIFEPLEKFVDWQPDSQDPDSALIRAITLYQKVLTFHQGDEDETALLDFDLARLRFGYNHATEPNKSQRYEEALKTFAETNRDNEVSSLALHELADQYHNADQRALAHKTASEGLARHPESVGANRCFNLIQAIEAKTCSGEVERVWNDPFPEVELVYTNITKAYFRLVPLDYDAFLTSGNYGQPLPREDAELARVLQAKPIRQWSVDLPVTADYMPRRESVTVPHDVPLGSYYLITSHDESFRTNDNQISVTEVWRSDLSLIVQTHQGQGRVSGFVLDAKSGEPVANANVDVWKFPNNRGRRSDVPRVEKRLTTDQEGRFEVSQKSTGVMTFVARVGKDRLASPTRFASNVHSNVDRARSNTLFFTDRAIYRPGQSVHYKGICYSTDQAKDAYRTLASQNVTVVFKDSNGQEIERRSHRSNDYGSFSGTFTAPRDRLMGEMSLLVEVGPSGSVGFRVEEYKRPKFRVEVQTPTKTAKLGDDVTVQGVATAYTGVPIDGAMVKYRVTRQAQYAPWWYWRCWWQPVTPQPVQEIAVGTTTTDELGRFDVDFVARPDESVDKASEPTFRYIVYADVTDTTGETRSDDATISLGYSAISATLSADDWLTQQSPTQITVLVNGLLGDDANATGTLKVHRLIEPESIGRPSLSGVRRHRFLGGVNQPVDKDEVDPSNPNSWPLGEVVAEFNVATAADGKASFSTDLMAGIYRAVLTVADDDGNDASAVLPLQVFDPESDTLKLKLPFILESKTWSYQPGETVDALWGSGYEKARVYVEIEHRGKILKSYWTAPNVTQGRIKVPVTEAMRGGFTIRTTMVKENRAYLQQKQVAVPWTNKELDITWQRFVSKLKPAAEETWTASIRTKGDQDNAAIAEMVATLYDASLEAFVAHRFGSLSNLFRSDYSLTQSSFANANNSLTIVRHGWTTDSRDAQLTYWRLPAEYTNRFWGGIYGRGLNLPRGVMMKGNAMPMPMAAPAAMMYGEGMEHADFAFESEALGVDGLQDARNGEAAPKTPSVDLENVSARTNLNETAFFLPHLVSDKEGIITMSFTMPEALTEWKFIGLAHDKKLRSGSLSGTTVTAKDLMVQPNPPRFVREGDEIELTVKVSNQSPTIQTGSVRLTFADARTRENVDAKLANQNIDQEFEIPAGQSRSLSWRIKVEDDLGVLTYKAVGSTGKLSDGEEGYLPVLSRRVLVTESLPLPIRGKETKEFDFDKLITSGKSDSIEHQSLTVQMVSNPSWYAVMALPYLMEYPHDCSEQTFNRLYANSLASHIVGSDPKIAQVFDQWRNTPALDSPLEKNEDIRTVMIEESPWLRDAKQESQSRRDVALLFTNNRLKDEMARAMQKLSQMQMDDGSWPWFDGGRSNHFLTLYITTGMGRLRHLGVEIDVSMATKSLGFLDGWINRIYTEIDEDDRDKNHLSSTIALYLYGRSFFLKDQPIAQENQAALNYFVNQASKHWLSLRCRQSEAHIAVALKRLGKLDPAKDIMVSLKERSVSDDELGMFWRDTENSWWWYRAPIESQAMMIEAFDEVMNDQDAVEDCKVWLLKQKQTQNWPTTKSTADSIYALLLRGTDLLASDELVQVSLAGKTVEPTNVEAGTGFYQERFVKSEIKPEMGNVTLTKVDDGVAWGSLHWQYLEDLSKVTPHDGTPLTLTKQLFVKENTKDGPKLMPVDGAVNVGDELVVRVVLRSDRDMEYVHLKDHRGSGTEPVNVLSRYKSQDGLFYYESTRDTASHFFIDYLPKGTYVFEYSTRVQLVGKYQTGFANIECMYAPEFNAHSESLPIVAQ